In Oncorhynchus mykiss isolate Arlee chromosome 1, USDA_OmykA_1.1, whole genome shotgun sequence, the following proteins share a genomic window:
- the LOC110529822 gene encoding coiled-coil domain-containing protein 6, producing the protein MADSASESDTDGAGSSSVTLMSSSASNSSKPGVVISQFRLEELTNRLASLQQENKVLKIELETFKLKCKALQEENRDLRKASVTIQARAEQEEEFISNTLFKKIQALQKEKETLAVNYEKEEEFLTNELSRKLMQLQHEKAELEQHLEQEQEFQVNKLMKKIKKMENDTISKQLTLEQLRREKIDLENTLEQEQEALVNRLWKRMDKLEAEKRILQEKLDQPVSAPPSPRDVSMEIDSPENMMRHIRFLKDEVERLKKNLRTTELQHTEKRAQYIEEERHMREENIRLQRKLQREMERREALCRQLSESESSLEMDDERYFNEMSAQGLRARTVSSPIPYTPSPSSSRPISPGLSYGSHTVGFTPPATLSRAAIAHFNAPALHVHGSASHAVARPSPRRSNSPDKFKRPTPPPSPNTHSGAQPLHPLPPPAQPMVQSMSSPAAMSQHAAHPPSQP; encoded by the exons ATGGCGGACAGTGCAAGCGAGAGCGACACCGACGGAGCAGGGAGTAGCTCGGTTACCCTGATGTCATCCTCAGCCTCAAATTCTAGCAAGCCGGGAGTAGTCATTTCACAGTTTCGATTAGAGGAGTTAACGAACAGACTAGCTTCACTACAACAAGAGAACAAAGTTCTTAAAATTGAGCTAGAGACGTTCAAACTCAAGTGCAAGGCGCTACAGGAGGAGAATAGGGACCTGCGTAAAGCCAGCGTCACCATT CAAGCCAGGGCTGAGCAGGAGGAGGAGTTCATCAGCAACACCCTGTTCAAGAAGATCCAGGCCCTGCAGAAGGAGAAGGAGACCCTCGCTGTCAACtatgagaaagaggaggaatttCTCACAAATGAACTGTCAAGAAAACTCATGCAA TTACAACATGAGAAGGCTGAGTTGGAACAGCACTTGGAGCAGGAGCAGGAGTTCCAGGTCAACAAACTGATGAAGAAGATAAAAAAAATGGAGAATGACACTATATCAAAGCAGCTCACCTTGGAGCAG CTAAGGCGTGAGAAGATTGACCTCGAAAACACATTAGAGCAAGAACAAGAGGCTCTTGTCAATAGACTGTGGAAGCGCATGGACAAATTGGAGGCAGAGAAAAG AATCCTCCAGGAGAAGTTGGACCAGCCTGTGtctgctcctccctcccccaGGGATGTTTCCATGGAGATTGACTCTCCGGAGAACATGATGCGGCATATCCGCTTCCTGAAGGACGAAGTGGAGAGGCTGAAGAAGAACCTCCGTACCACCGAGCTGCAAC ACACAGAGAAGCGGGCCCAGTACATTGAGGAGGAGCGGCACATGCGTGAGGAGAACATCCGTCTGCAGAGGAAgctgcagagagagatggagcgccGCGAAGCCCTGTGTAGACAGCTGTCTGAGAGCGAGTCCAGTCTGGAGATGGACGACGAGAG GTACTTCAATGAGATGTCAGCACAAGGCCTGCGAGCACGGACAGTGTCCAGTCCCATCCCATACACTCCTTCCCCCAGCTCCAGCCGACCTATATCACCTG GTCTGTCGTACGGCAGTCACACAGTTGGGTTCACTCCCCCGGCCaccctgtccagagctgccattGCTCACTTCAACGCCCCCGCCCTGCACGTCCATGGAAGTGCCTCCCACGCCGTAGCG AGGCCCTCCCCGAGAAGAAGCAACAGCCCCGACAAGTTCAAACGTCCGACACCACCGCCCTCACCTAATACACACTCAGGGGCGCAGCCTCTGCACCCACTCCCCCCGCCGGCCCAGCCGATGGTCCAGTCCATGTCCTCTCCGGCAGCTATGTCGCAGCATGCAGCGCATCCCCCCTCCCAGCCTTAA